The segment AGGTTTTCACATTTCAAAGAGCTTAATGTCTCTGCAGTGTTTCCATGTTTTTCCGCTGCATTCTCCAGCAATATGGTATAATACCATCAGCTTATCTacctttttttcctgatgtgACCAATAGTTTTCCTGTTTGAGATTCCACTACATGTCACTGGATCAGGGCAAAGGATCAGTGCAGAGGTCATGACGTTACGAGCCTGGGTTTGTGGCTACATGTGCTTGCGTGAATCTGTGTCAGGGATGCAGACAACAAAACAGCTGTTGATTGATGTCAACAGATGAACATGTGTCGCTGTTGGCAGGCCGCTGCCTGTCccttttaaagatgtttttcatttcatgtccttctatctTGAGGTGAAATATTCACTTTACAGTGGGTGTAATGTTTTATATGATGATAtttcttgtgttgttgttttccaacCTGCAAAGATACCGGAGCTCTGCATGGCTGACTGACTGAGAAGAGAAATCACAGCACTCTCCCTCGcacgtctctccctctctgctgtcaTCAGTGTCCTTGGAGTGTGTTTAATGGCAGTGATGCATGAGagcaaataaaagaaagagagataagAAGAGAAacgggagagaaagagagaagcatTCTCATCCAGAGGGTTATAAAAGGACAGAGTGGAGTGGTTCAGAGAGTAGGGGTGAAGTCTGACTAATCAGTAGTGGCTGTATGAAACTCTTATTTGCAGACTTCATAATCACAGTCCAGTGGAGCTTGTCATTTCCCATCAACATTCAGACTCTGTTTGTACCACTGTGCAGCTCTTAGCTACCTTTTCCAGTCTGACAATGACAAATGACGTGTTGCCCTTCCAAGTACGATTCACCTGGAGTGCTGGCGAAGTCACAGCAGTCTGACAGGTCACAAGAAAACACTTTTTGCCCTTTCTCTTCTCGCCACGTGTCATCTGAAACCTCTGATGCCTGATTGTTAAAAGTCAGCAGGTTTCCTGATAAATCTTGATAGCTTTGCTGAGTAAAACCAAGAAAAGGTCTTATGAAAGAGCTCAGCAACAGTTTGATATGAGGGAATTTCAGGTTTTAATATCTGTCAGTAAATCTGTGTATTAGAGCAGAGGCTTGATATGAATGTAAAGTGTTATGAGGAAACAACTAGTCTGGTTAATTCTTCTTGTAAAAGGTCAcagccatatatatatatatatatatatatatatatatatatatatatatatatatatatatatatatatatagtactGTGTAGCTTTACTTGCTTATGATGAATAATAAAGAAggacatttgtttttaaattttgtatttttctctgGGGGTTGGGGTGGGGACCCCCCGACAGATTTGGTCCACCCCAATGTTGACTACATGGCTACGGCCTTGCATCTGGATACCCATGGGTTACCCAGCCTTTAGATTGGGAATCACTGTCCTGGTGGTTGCTATTGCCAAGTACCAGAGGCCATCTGTAAACAAGACAGCTCACATTAGACACTTAAGAGTAATCTCTAATCTGTGTCTTGTGGGTTTCACCACTGCCCTGCCCATTTAGGAGACTAGTAGCGCTCCTGAGTACATTCATTCCAATGGGAGAAGTgaaagtgagcacacatcaTGACTGATTCTTTCACTTCATAGTTACTAATGTAAAAGTCAGAACCATTTTTCCACAGCCAGTTATCTTCCCAACACTCTgacactaaaatagcatttttcaGACAGATAATTCAGGAGGAAATTAactttgttcaagacctgtctctgtctcagcaaCACACTCTCACGGTATCTAACAAAGACTGATTTTATCATGTACTGGGTCGCTATCAGATATAAAGTCAGCAGATAACAGTGAAAGGCAAAATGAGGaacaaacattaaatttgtacTATATATAGTGTTGTATTGAATCTGCGTTCATCTATCcacacaacattaacagcacTTCAGAACAAGGTGGGACATGGTGAGAGACGACCCCACCCATTTATAGACagtttcattgctattctgttaCTAGGGCAACAGCTTTGGTCCCTGCTTACTTCCTTTCAGCTACCAAGGAAAACACACTACTAGACATTAGAACTGGCACCAAAGTCTGGCTGCTGGAACGCTGTCACTGTCGGCATGATGTTTCCTTCTTTGGCATTTTCCTTGTCGGCTACTGCATTGACAAACATTCCAAAGGGAAATACTGTTGAATATATTCAGAAGGGTTATGTTGACAAGTACTCAGTGAAATGATGACTCACCTAAGCAACATATGTTCAATCCAACATTAAATACAGTGTGTATTTTAATTTCTGAAATTagtaagttttgtttttactggtgtCTTGCCTGTTCTGAACATAGGTGGAGTGTACATGCTTTCAGACAAcatacaaaataacaaaaataaatgtcccCTGAATCcagagtgtgtttttaaaaaacaactttattaatACTTTCTCTTTGttaaaaacagaatatataAAAAGGATTTAATTCTGAGTTATTTTACAGAGCATAGTGGCTTTTGCttcagaaaacagaaacaaatcgCTACTTGTacattgtgaaaaataaaagtccttcCCCTGCAGCGGCTGAGCTTAATCGAGTCAGCGTTAAAGAAATCAAAGTTTTCCTTTTCtcaccagaaaaaaagtctGTGGACAGTTTATAATAAACACGGTGTTGCTGCTACATTAAGGCCAAACCTCCTACAGACACGTGGAAAACTTCCTTGGTAAAGTGacaatgttgtttgtttttctcttaaatatagtctttgaaattaaataaaacttgaAAATGAAAAGCTTTTTTCAAAAAGCAAGCAAGTATTGCACAGACAGATCTCCTAGTACCCtttagaaatatcaaaaaggAACTCACAAGTCCACCCCAGAGAAGAAATTTATAGTTGAGGTTTTCAGAGgaagcagctgctgctggacacaTTCCTAGTTTTCTTTGTATACAACTCTGTGGTTCGGTGTTTAACAGAGGGACAGTTTGTCCTCTtaatttcttacatttttatctCCATGCTAACTGAAAGTTAAAGGCGCATCAGTCTGTGAAACCGGGCTTGTTGTTTTGGACAAGAGGCAGTTAATCAACAAAACCAGTTTCGAGGTGAAGGAGGTTGCGGGAGTGTCAGCAAGATACTGCATTTCACAGCCAAGGTCGCAGTTCTGGTGGTGGAGTAAAAGAACCCTCGAGAACCCCATTTAACCCAGAGATCACAAGAACGGGACCGTGGTGGCCTTAGCACCTGGTGTGTCTCATTAATATGCAGCGCTGCTTAGCCTCTAAATACCCCCCTAATTGGCATGGAAAACATGGAACATGAAtaacaagaaataaaatatttaaaaaaaaaagaaaagcatttcACTCTCTTGCACTGTAAAATTCAGCTctcaaatcaaaaaacaaataagctttaaaatgtcaagaagcattaaaaatgaaaaaagaaaaagacagacattATGTACAGTGTTTAGCTATTctaaaacacatacacactcgtCGTATGGTTCGGGTTCTGGGGCTAGGAGTCTGAAATGGAGCTAGGAAAAAACAACTaacataataattaaaaaacaaaagtgtttctGTATCAGGTCAACTGATGCAATAATTTAAGGTCAATAAGAGCCTAATCTAAAATCATCTTGTGGCAGGGGGTGTTTCGAACAAACAAGATTTGGACAGAATGACAAACCAACGGCAACAATACTAAGAACCAACCAGATACACTGGCAGCTCAAAGGGACGAAGgtaaataacaatataaaacacacacacacacacacacacacacacacacacacacacacacacacacactagttgAGGGAGTGGTTTGAGTGTGTCGATCTTTGATTATGCTCAGGAGTTTCTTTACGTTTGGTAGTTCATGGAGTCCAGGCAGGAGACACAGATGGACGAGAAATGTTCCTTCTTTATGAAACCATAATCTGGCTGATTTAAGTCCGAGTTCATGATGGAGTTTGGTGGAGTTGTCTTTAAGTGTGGTAGATCTTGTGCTCGTACTCTGTGGCAGAGCAGCTGTGAGGAGAAGCCATTTCTCTGTGGATGGGCGCGGGGATGTTGCTGCGGTGCTGGTGGTTGTCGGTCAGCGTCAGGTTCAGCAGGCTGGTGCAGGTGGGCAGGTAGACGTGCTGCACGTGCTCCACCTCCGACCGACACACAGGACACAACtgagggagaggaaagaaaagaataaGCTTTgagtatttgtttattttacagttgTAACTTGCTCTGGTCAAAAGTGATACAAGGCCAGCTGTGGTCACCTGAGCTTTGAGCAAACTTTGAGGTGAGCACCTCCTAAATTGAGAATTCAAACATGTTATTTCCATCGCCTAGGAAACTTctatcaatatttgtgaacatgagctactttggatttgggagagagttgttcatgtttactattATTTTTGGACCGTCTTAGTCTGCATTCATGTGCTGTCCAAATaatcggaaaaaaaaaaaaaaggttccccACTGGGAAATTTTATATGAATGCTGCCTCAAGTTGGAACAACAATTTGGAAAGTTGGCGAAAATTTTAGTGCATAAGGtgccaacagaaaaacaacttcCCCAATTAGGACATGGGACTATCCAAGGAGACTGAATGCAGCATTAGACCACAGAAATAACATGGAagtttgaaaatgggtgtagtttccctttaaaatacTTTCCCCATTTTTTGGAATCATTACAGGCATAGCTATGACCTAATCACACACCCATAGCACATCTCAAACCTTCTATGTCCACATCTCCGCTTGTTcaagaacacaaaaacaaacctgAGCAAACACTGAGTTCACAAATGTACCACTCTTCTAACACATGACAAACTGGGCCGACACACACGTTGCCAGTAGACGTGACATAAAGCAAGAAGCCGGCAAAACAAAGTTGCAAGTTCAGAGAGCATGTAACCACAATCACACAGTACTAAGAGTCACAGCAACTGGCTGTGTCAACAAATGAGCTCAGATGAGTACTGCTGACCACCATTTAGGCAACTGATAAGCCGCCACTCAGGACGTATGACAAATCTTAATGTTGAGACTGAAGAACACTGTGGCAAATATTTTACAGCAACAGACAAGGCAGGTTTCACTGTGAAAAGGTGAAATGTAGTGCTATAGTTTGAGAGCAGTTTCCACAGTCTTGATGAAAGCAGTGGAACTTTCCTTCTTTCGCTCTCGTGTCTTGAGTTTCTACTGACTCATTCTCACGTCCATTAGCTGGGTCACGTTTCTTAGTTGAGCTAATAGAAGTAAGATTTGCCTGGCTGCTATAATCCCTTTATAAGACAAACTCCcatacacactcactctctcacacacacacgctcacacagacacaccatctGCTTCCACAAAGATGGGCAACATTTAGCTGATTAAGCGGAGGGGGGACAATCAGGTCAGCAGAGTGCAAGCAAAGCTTTGGATGTTGTTTAAAGGACCATAAAAAGGATAAGAAGTTAAAACTTCAGTATAATTAAAGAGCTTTGGGTGTAGCTGGAAGCTCACAGTAGGCTGGAGGTGCCTCGAGTTGAGCAAAGCACAAGCTCTTGAGATGGCTTTTTTAGCACACTGCTTCTACGGTAGTGATGACATCAGCATTTGCCATAAAGCAAATGCAGTACTGTCATTTCTCAGTGTATACGACACAAGAGAATACCAACCACACTAATGAAAAGCCCTGCAATGTGGCTTCCACAGTAAAGTCTACAGACATTTCTGTGAGTGAAAAAGAGTCTCACCTGCAGCTGATTTGCGCAGGTCTGGCAACACACCATATGGCCGCAGGGGCAGAACGCAGCATCTATCTCCTCCTCGCAGCAGAGCATGCACAACAgagcctctctgagcttctgcAGCCGCTCCTGCAGCGCTCGGCTCTGCTGGCAGCTGCCGCAGTCCAGCCCCTCGTCCTGCTGGTCGTCTCGGCTCGGGGAGCGTGAAGGAGAGGAGCGTTCGCCGCCGCCGGACATCAGGTCCACAACACCGGAGTTGTAGAGAGCGCGCCGGGCGTGGTCGTACACTTCCTTGGAGGTGCGTCGGATGTCGAAGACGTACTTCTTGCCCAGGTTGATGTTTTCGTTGAGGAAGAGGGAAGCAAGGTGGCCTTTAAAGTCTCTGCTGTACTGCATCATCACTGCGTTAGTGACTGTGTCACACCTAAGAAATGAAAATAGGATAAGACGTGATTATTACTGTCAGCAAAATCAGAGCATTTGACCTGACAAACTTCACCCCAGTGTTGTTGAGACTATGCCTGTTTATCCAATACCCCCCTTGCACTGTTTATTTAGGCAACAGCTAATATTCATCTTGTCCCGATGCCTCATTCACTAACATGAGATAATCACTGCACACTTGTTTCTGAGCAAGCAGGACGAAGACGTGCCTGCAAAAAAATCTGCAGACTCTGAGCTAAAACCCGTCCCTGAAACAAAAGGATACGGCTGTCTTTTGTACCTTTGTACTATTGTGACTGACTGACAACAATTTCATAGCTCAGCCATTTGAATTGTCTCTGCTCACTGCTCACTGCGTACTGTCTGTGCAAAGGAAAAAGGCCACCTCTGCCCACTGAAGATTGTCCTGCACAATCTATATTTCCATCCACACTCATGCAGGTCCATTACTTGTTTCATGTGCCCGTGTGTGCCACTTTGCATGTGTTCataccataaaaatattaaaagaaaacaaggagCACACTTAGTCAATGCGTACAAATGTGTGAGAGTAAACTCAGGAAGCAGTACGTGCCAAATAGAGCGGAACAAATGTTTACGCAACACATTTTAGGTCATGTTTTTCCCCCGGCTCTTTTATTTATAATCTACTAGTCTTAAGTGAAGAACAGCAAACAATTAACTCATTAAAACATGCCACAGTGACATGGAAGATTGTTCTGAAGCAGGTCAGATCTGTGAATAATTAACAGCTGTAGTCACCTAGTCTAACTTGCCACTAAAAATCTGAGGCAGTATGAACTTTGTGGGACAGTGCAAAGTTATTAGAGGGTCTAAATCTATTACGATCCAGCTTCACAGCTATATATAGCTTCAGTGTATGCGTGATCTCGGCCTTAATAGTCACCTGTAGAAGGCGTGGGTCTCTGTGATGGCCCGGTACAGACCACTGGCCGCCCGATTACTGATCAGCTTGAACAAAAGCACAACGCTGTCACTTGTGTCCTTGGTAACCGTCAAGTACACACTCTTCCCCGACTGGGTGGCGATCTGAATGATTGGATAGCTTACTCTAGGAGAAGGCAAAGACAGAATAAGCAGTTACATATTGAATTCTAGCACCATCACTAGAAGAACACACAGAGCAATTTGCAGACGTCTCGGTGGAGCGTACCTGTTGACTAAGCTGAAGTCCTCCTTGCAAATGGCGATACCCTCGGGGCCGACTCCTATGGCCAACCGTTGCCCATTTGCATCACGAGCCCAGTGCCACTCCACGCCGTAATGCTCCAGAGACGAGACCAGCTGCAGGGCCTGATACTCCACCGAGCCCTGGCTCAAACCTTCCAGAGCCTTGTGTCTGGATACGATACTGCAGAGGGGAAGAAAGACAACCGTTTCAGTTTATTTCGCTTTACAGCTCAGATTGGAAATTACATTATCTAACACAAGCTTTATCATACAGGTTATCAAGGAACACCCACTGTGACAGCCAGGTGTATTATACAGGCAGGATAAATGCAACACTGGAGTGTGTTTAAGCTGTCAATGCTGAACACACCCTCAGGCAGAAAGCTCTGATGCTGAACTGGTTCTTTTTTGACAACTATACTTATGAGATCAATGCTTGGGTAACACAGCTGAATGCTTATTTTAGCCAGTGAAGCCTGCAGATTTTTAGACTGTGGTAGAAAATGCCTGATTGTCCATGGCTGGAGGtaacaaattacatttactcTTCTAAACGTAACaaaatcattttgtgtgtcctttttaaaaaaataaaaatcagttgTTTTACTCACACTTAAGTATCTAAATATGAAATTTCTTGAAAGTAAGAGTACTTTTAGTTGAGCACAGTATTCTAGTACTTTTTCCATCCCTGCTAATGGCTTATGTATGCCATTCAGACCCACAGTCTGGATATCagtcgatgaaatgattagaaaCAGCACAGAACAACAGGCtggaggtgtgtgtatgtgtagcagTGAGCAACAGCACCTACTGCCTCTACAAAGCACATGACTAAAGAGCTGAATGTAGCAGGCTCGGGAGATGGGGCTTGCTAATGTATAATTTAAGAGTCTCTGCATGTGAGGAACAGCGCCATGTGCTCGGCAAAATGGTTCCAGTGCGCTCTCCAAAGGCCGCAACTGCAAAATGGAGACCAAGTAATTCTTGGATACGTTCCCAACAGTTGTAGGTGGCACGGGCACTGCTGTGGAAAGTGTGGTGTGGAGATTGCACGATGCAGTGGGATCCACACTCATTGTCTCCGAAAACCTTGCAGTAGTGAAACTGTCACCCTCTTCTTGTTTACAgagaaaacattcaggatgTACAGTTGGAGGTTCTGTCAGTggagctctgcaaacacatgctatctgacttcctgtcagctgctgtttggctgatcagtgtgagtgtgtgcagtaGCTGTCAAACAGCCAACACACACTGCGACTGTGTGTCATCTACTCTTATCT is part of the Epinephelus moara isolate mb chromosome 22, YSFRI_EMoa_1.0, whole genome shotgun sequence genome and harbors:
- the mylipa gene encoding E3 ubiquitin-protein ligase MYLIP-A codes for the protein MLCHVTRPDAVVMEVEVDAKANGEDCLNKVCRKLGIIEVDYFGLQFTGSKGENLWLNLRNRICQQMDNVTPCRLRLRVKFFVEPHLILQEQTRHVFFMHVKEDLHNGHLRMGSEQAEELSALLAQAEFGDYNQNTAKYWYSELCGEEPSTATINSIVSRHKALEGLSQGSVEYQALQLVSSLEHYGVEWHWARDANGQRLAIGVGPEGIAICKEDFSLVNRVSYPIIQIATQSGKSVYLTVTKDTSDSVVLLFKLISNRAASGLYRAITETHAFYRCDTVTNAVMMQYSRDFKGHLASLFLNENINLGKKYVFDIRRTSKEVYDHARRALYNSGVVDLMSGGGERSSPSRSPSRDDQQDEGLDCGSCQQSRALQERLQKLREALLCMLCCEEEIDAAFCPCGHMVCCQTCANQLQLCPVCRSEVEHVQHVYLPTCTSLLNLTLTDNHQHRSNIPAPIHREMASPHSCSATEYEHKIYHT